Proteins from a genomic interval of Lolium perenne isolate Kyuss_39 chromosome 1, Kyuss_2.0, whole genome shotgun sequence:
- the LOC127307625 gene encoding chitinase 8-like, producing MARFATLAVCAAALLVAVAVGGATAQGVGSVITQSVYDSMLPKRDNSLCATGFYTYDAFIAAAAAFPSFGTTGSADDVKRDLAAFFGQTSHETTGGRQGAADQFEWGYCFKEEVDKATSPPYYGRGPIQLTGQSNYQLAGNAIGEDLVGNPDLVAQNPVVSFKTAIWFWTTAQGNKPSCQDVALNRWTPTAADNAAGRVPGYGVITNIINGGRECGMGQNAFNEDRIGYYRRYCTILGTDPGGNLDCYTQQNFAQA from the exons ATGGCGAGGTTCGCTACGCTGGCCGTGTGCGCGGCGGCGCTCCTGGTCGCCGTGGCGGTGGGCGGCGCCACGGCGCAGGGCGTCGGCTCGGTCATCACGCAGTCGGTGTACGACAGCATGCTGCCCAAACGCGACAACTCGCTGTGCGCCACCGGGTTCTACACCTACGACGCCTTtatcgccgccgccgctgccttcCCGTCGTTCGGCACCACCGGCAGCGCGGACGACGTGAAGCGCGATCTCGCCGCCTTCTTTGGCCAGACATCACACGAGACCACCG GAGGGAGGCAAGGCGCTGCCGACCAGTTCGAATGGGGCTACTGCTTCAAGGAAGAGGTAGACAAGGCCACCTCTCCGCCCTACTATGGACGTGGACCCATCCAATTGACAGG GCAGTCCAACTACCAGCTAGCCGGGAACGCCATTGGAGAGGACCTGGTGGGCAACCCTGACCTTGTGGCGCAGAACCCAGTGGTGTCCTTCAAAACGGCAATATGGTTCTGGACGACGGCGCAGGGCAACAAGCCATCGTGCCAGGACGTCGCCCTGAACCGCTGGACACCGACGGCTGCCGACAACGCCGCGGGGCGGGTGCCCGGATATGGCGTGATCACCAACATCATTAACGGTGGGCGCGAGTGCGGCATGGGCCAGAACGCGTTCAACGAGGACCGCATCGGCTACTACAGACGCTACTGCACCATCCTCGGCACGGACCCTGGGGGCAACCTCGACTGTTATACCCAGCAGAACTTCGCCCAAGCCTAG